The DNA sequence TCCGGAGATGTAGTCCCAGTGGCAAAGATGGAATTTAGTTTTAAAAAATATTCTGCTTACAAGGACAGTGGTGCAGCGTGGCTGGGTGAGATCCCGGACCATTGGGAGCTAACGAGACTGGGCACAAAGTTCGAGGAAAGAAGAACAAAGGTTTCTGATAAAGATTATCCACCACTATCAGTAACTAAGCAAGGTATTTTACCACAGTTGGATCAAGCTGCAAAGACCAATGATGGTGACAACAGAAAGCTTGTAAAAGCAGGTGATTTCGTAATAAATAGTAGATCAGATAGAAAAGGCTCAAGTGGCGTGGCCAATATTGATGGTTCGGTTTCGCTCATCAATATCGCTATGGAACCAAAGGATGTCAATCCCATGTTCTGTAACTATCTTTTAAAGAGCAATTCATTTATTGAAGAGTTCTACCGGATGGGGCATGGAATTGTAGCCGACCTCTGGACGACGAGGTTTGATGAAATGAAGGCCATCATTATTGGAATTCCACCCAAACCAGAGCAAACCGCTATCGCCAATTTTCTCAACAGAAAAATTGCGCTAATCGATAAAGCCATAGCTATCAAAGAAAAACAAATCGCCCTCCTCAAAGAGCGCAATCAGATACTTATACATAATGCCGTTACACGGGGACTGAACCCTCACGTGAAATTAAAGCGGAGCGGGGTGGAATGGATTGGGAATATTCCGGATAATTGGGAGGTGAAGAGGTTAGCTTCTTTTGGAGCTTTTTCAAAGGGAGCTGGAATTCCACGAGATGAACTGACGGACGAAGGAGTGCCGGCAATTTTGTATGGAGACATATATACTAAGTATGAGATCGTTGTGAATAATGTTTATCATAAGATTTCTACCAAAACGGCAAAAGGCGCGAGAAAGATAGCCAAGAACGCACTTTTATTTACAGGTTCGGGTGAAACTGCGGAAGACATTGGCAAATGTGTAGTGTATCAGGGAGATGATGCCGTTTACGTAGGAGGAGATGTTATTATCTTTGAACAAATTGAGAACGATAGCCTTTTTTTATGCTATGTTTTAAACACAAATGGGGTAAAAGTACAAAAGGCAAAACATTCGAAAGGTGAAATTATCGTTCACACTTATGCATCAAAATTGAAAGAAATACGCGTACCCATTCCGCCAAAATCGGAGCAAACGGCTATTGCTTCCCACATAGATACTACCACCACCAAAACCAACGCCGCCATCTCCCTAAAAGAAAAAGAAATCGAAAAACTAAAAGAATACAAAACAGTGCTGATCGACAGCGCGGTAACAGGTAAAATAAAAGTAGAAGAACTATGCCCAGCTTAACCAATGAGCAGGCTCTGGAGTCTGCCATCGAAGAACGGCTTACCGGCACCAGCCTGGAGAAACTGAAGGCAAAAGGCATTATAGGGACGGATATTTCGGAAAGGGCACCGGATTATCGGGCCGGTAACGGGTATTACATCGGTTTCCCTCATCATT is a window from the Anseongella ginsenosidimutans genome containing:
- a CDS encoding restriction endonuclease subunit S; translated protein: MAEVQAINTGASWERTEPLISHQSVAKDSGDVVPVAKMEFSFKKYSAYKDSGAAWLGEIPDHWELTRLGTKFEERRTKVSDKDYPPLSVTKQGILPQLDQAAKTNDGDNRKLVKAGDFVINSRSDRKGSSGVANIDGSVSLINIAMEPKDVNPMFCNYLLKSNSFIEEFYRMGHGIVADLWTTRFDEMKAIIIGIPPKPEQTAIANFLNRKIALIDKAIAIKEKQIALLKERNQILIHNAVTRGLNPHVKLKRSGVEWIGNIPDNWEVKRLASFGAFSKGAGIPRDELTDEGVPAILYGDIYTKYEIVVNNVYHKISTKTAKGARKIAKNALLFTGSGETAEDIGKCVVYQGDDAVYVGGDVIIFEQIENDSLFLCYVLNTNGVKVQKAKHSKGEIIVHTYASKLKEIRVPIPPKSEQTAIASHIDTTTTKTNAAISLKEKEIEKLKEYKTVLIDSAVTGKIKVEELCPA